One genomic window of Eptesicus fuscus isolate TK198812 chromosome 6, DD_ASM_mEF_20220401, whole genome shotgun sequence includes the following:
- the LOC103300938 gene encoding olfactory receptor 1361-like → MSDMNHCLDMANQTQVSEFVLLGLSEQPRQQQVLLGLSCSLYLIGCLGNLLTILAIVSDPHLHSPMYFFLSNLSLLDVCFTSTTIPKMLLNHLRGLTTISSSACLVQMYFFITFGAADSILLSAMAYDRYLAICRPLHYLTIMSMLRCALLVAVPWILANIISMVHTILMTRLSFYTSRIPHFFCDINALIKLSCSDTHVNEMLMLVLGGSGVMVPFVCIMASYTPIAVAVWKVPSARGKWKAFSTCGSHLCVVSLFYGTIIGVYFNPASTHTTHRDMAATVMYTMVTPMLNPFIYSLRNRDLRGALRKLLSHNHLAKPL, encoded by the exons ATGTCAGATATGAAT CACTGCCTGGACATGGCCAATCAGACCCAGGTCTCTGAGTTCGTCCTCCTCGGCCTTTCTGAGCAGCCCCGGCAGCAGCAGGTGCTCTTGGGGCTCTCCTGCAGCCTGTATCTGATTGGTTGCCTGGGGAACCTGCTCACCATCCTGGCCATCGTCTCAGACCCTCACCTGCACAgccccatgtacttcttcctcagcAACTTATCTCTACTCGACGTCTgcttcacctccaccaccatccccaAGATGCTGCTGAACCACCTGCGCGGGCtcaccaccatctcctcctccgcGTGCCTGGTCCAGATGTATTTCTTCATCACCTTTGGGGCAGCCGACAGCATCCTCCTCTCGGCCATGGCTTATGACCGCTACCTGGCCATCTGCCGCCCGCTGCACTACCTGACAATCATGAGCATGCTGCGGTGTGCCTTGCTGGTGGCCGTACCTTGGATCTTGGCCAACATCATCTCCATGGTCCACACTATTCTGATGACCCGGTTGTCCTTTTACACCAGTAGGATCCCACACTTCTTCTGTGACATTAATGCCCTAATCAAGCTCTCCTGCTCTGACACGCACGTCAACGAGATGCTGATGTTGGTGCTTGGGGGTTCCGGGGTTATGGTCCCTTTTGTGTGCATCATGGCCTCTTACACTCCCATCGCTGTGGCTGTGTGGAAGGTGCCCTCGGCCCGGGGGAAGTGGAAAGCGTTCTCCACCTGTGGCTCTCACCTTTGTGTCGTCTCTCTCTTCTACGGGACTATCATTGGGGTCTACTTCAACCCTGCCTCCACACACACCACCCACAGGGACATGGCGGCCACAGTGATGTACACCATGGTgacccccatgctgaaccccttcatctacagcctGCGGAACCGCGATCTGAGGGGCGCCCTCAGGAAACTTCTCAGCCACAACCACTTGGCTAAGCCTCTGTGA